The window TCCGGCGAAATCATGGCTATGCCGggtagacatgaaatgcctcaatgTACTATAGGGATGAAATTAGTCGTCAAAATCTCCCTACCCCCGGTTATTGTTGCAATTTTGCTTGCATAGTTTATAACACCactctcaatctctctctcattcttgctttcaaaacgcTTTTCCAAAACCTCTCtcccccattttctaaaatcttctcttcaAATCAGCGCCCGAGGTTTGAATACACGTTGCCCGACCGTAGGCAACGTGATCCAAAGTTAGCTTGACTCACTCAGTGCTAAGAgagagtgccgcacaatcgtcAAATCCGCTGCCAAGAAACGGCTATTGTAACACACTGTGTGTAAATAAGTATTATGCATCATACCCACCGAAACAGACCGTAAAGTCCAagaaatagttttaaaaagtaGGTTTCGCCAACCATGAAACATGTCGCATATTGTTGCATTTTTCGACCATCACAATGAAGTTATTTAcggaatattttaaaatacttataCTATGTCGAATATTTTTGcaagtaaaagtaaaagacCGATATACCCTTGATCCTGACCATTGATAGTTATCCGAACAGATTTAgcaatgtttttatttttggaattaaatatggaatgtttttaattaattacaaatcattttaattaattttctacttaaatTAGGCATTACACCATATAgtaatgattattttaaaacaaaaatataaaagccGTTACACATTTCCACTCAAATCATTTAACAACTTCCCTAAAAATGTACAACGCGCTGTATGCTATAAAACGCTCTCAGGAAGTCGTTCGTTCCTTCGTTCGTTCATAGCAGAGGAGGTCATGGCCGGCGATTCTAAGAACATCCTCCAGTGTCCTGCTCTTCTCCAGGTTCGTTCCAGTTCCTAATTGAATCTTGTTCGTGATTTTATTTCGATTCTGAGGACTAATTAATAATCTCTGCTTGTTCGTGATTTTATTTCGATTCTGAGGACTAATTAATAATCTCTGTTCTGCGCCTTCATTACGTTAATTACTCGCTATTGTTCTGAGATAAATTAGTTTAATCAAACACTGTTCATAAAAATCGCTGAAGATTAGAGAAGTTTAGAGCACTTGTATTTGATTGCAGTATATACTGGAAGAGAATTCGTATCCGAGAGAGCACGAACAGTTGAAGGAACTCAGAGAAATCACGTTAGAAACGTTCAAGTACTGGTGAGATTCCGATTCTTCTTCCGATTTACGTTTTTGCGATTTCAATCCGTTTGGATTCGATTAGGAAAGTTTAGAACGATCGATTCGGCTGGATTGAAGTCGATAATCGTGTACGAAAGTGTTTAATGATTTTGGAAGGAAACTTGGGGATCGAGTTGCAGGAGCCTGATGAGCGTACCAGCGGATCAAGGATTGTTTCTATCGATGCTTCTGAAACTGATGAACGCAAAGAAAACGTTAGAGATCGGCGTATTCACTGGCTATTCGCTCCTTACCACTGCGCTAGCCCTGCCCGCTGATGGTCAGGTACGGCCTAGATTCCTCCTCAATCTTCATCGCCATTATCCGCTGCTTAATCTccattcaattaatttaaaatatcatttccGCActatttcctttccttttctttcctcagATGCTTAAATTTAGTTCATCtgtattaaataaatcttaaaattacttAGTTTCAAgtgaattttcatccaaattcgttaaataatagtaataacaaTAGTCATGAGCAcatatttcagaaaaagattaacagaaactaatatttttaaaagaaattaactaTAAACAGTTcattaaataacaaaagttttattaataatggagtttaaataagttatttaactttcaatttattatttaaaacttaCATACACATGAATTTAAATAGCaagattaaaatatgtatatatgtatgaaaTAGAAAGGCTAAACAAAATTCCGTTTGTTTGGAGGGTAGATTATAGCGGTTGATGTGAATAGAGATTCATTCGAGATTGGCTTGCCATTTATAAAAAAGGCTGGAGTTGATCATAAGATCAATTTTGTAGAATCACAGGGAATGCCTGTCCTCAACGACCTCCTCAATGACGTAAGTTAATGATAGTTTGTATTGAATGTTAATGTCGTTAATTCACGGTTCGTATTGAATTAAGTgttaatggttttttttttcttttttgttgaataGGGAAAAGAAGGAGAATTTGATTTTGCATTTGTGGATGCTAACAAAGATGAGTACATTAAATATCACGAATTGCTTTTGAAATTGGTGAAAATCGGCGGTGTAATCGCCTATGACAATACCTTGTGGTTTGGAACAGTGGCACATAGCGACGACGTCGTTGAGGAGAAATTAAAGGCTAGTAGAGGCCATACGCGAGAACTCAATGCTTTTCTTGTTAATGACTCACGCGTTGAGATAGCTCTCCTCTCGGTTGGAGATGGCCTCACTCTTTGCCGGCGTATTAAGTAAGTTTCTTATTCTccttgttttcaaattttctcacATAAGTTAATAATGATATTCTCTTAGTATTAGATttgctaaaattttaaagcaagTTACTTAACATCACCGACCTCGATTTTTCCAATCGAGatctcaattttataaaaatatcaaagaaaatatcGTAAATTACACTGTGTGGAAGGTGTGCCTCCCCCAATCCTTTCCTTCCTCGTTTTCCTCCCCTTCTCCTATTAACCACCACAAATCCTCATGCATCACCACCCACGCTCGATATATTTCCATCTCGAGTGCTCAACCCACGACTTAACCGCGCACAAGCTCAACTCGGTTGGTCGCTTGTCAGATGTCACGATCATATTCTTGTGACAGCAGAACAACAATTGTGTGACACTTATTCTAATCTAGTGAATAAGTTAATCGTATGAAATTGTAAGTGAACAATAATTCATACGTATGATTGAGTCTACGTGTGCAAGAAAATGTCATGAAAACAATTTGTAAGAAAGCAATATTATAGGctaaaagtaaataaacaaCAACCACGCTTTGATGACATATAACCTaggtaggaagaattgacgatTAGTCACAATCCTATGATACATTTTGGAGCATTCTAGCTCTGTGCAGGTGTAGATACGATTTTGATGAACATGCATGCACCCCATGTTGACACAATAGGTAAATGCCTAACTATTTATGTGAGCTAGTgaaaggggtttggaacggACATGTGATCATGGACAATACGTCCTAGACAAGCATGATTGAGACATTTGATACACGACCACAAGCAACACTCCTTAGATAGGCATGACTATGACATCCTCCGCATTTAATTGGTTGACATCCCTATCAATTAGCTCTTCACAAACTCAACGATATAGGATGAGGTTGATTTCAAGTCTCTCGACGTGCTTTCAGCTGATCTATGCTTTGAGGAGTCTCTTCCAATCTGTTGAGAACGGTTGAAAATCACTTCTCCATTCCTCATCTCTGCCATGAGGTTGTACGTTCAGCTTAGTGCGTTCTTGGTTAGGATAGTAATGTTTCAAGTTATTGACGTCGACAATAGGGCAAGTCCGCATCCATGGAAGCAATTGAATCCTATATGATGCCTTCTCGACCTTCTAAATGACTTCGACTAGTccatattattttcatactaGTTGGTTGTTGATTCTTGCTGCTTTGGAATCAGAGTTGGTTAGACCTTAccttagcttgatcaaaactctCCATTTTGAAATTGTCATGACCGACGCTTTCGACTAGcccttctcttcatttttctggATGGTCTTTCTCTGAGTAAACATGAGTTTCTTTGGAGGTTTGTCTTTGTCCCCCCTTCGGAGGTGTTGACTTGGGGTCTCTCTCCAACATTTGGGTGACCACAAACAACCTGGACTCAACCACTAGTAACACGTTCTGAATAAGCATGATCTGAACATCTGACACACAGCTACATGCAATACACCTTGGACAATCATGACCATGACACCAGACACAGTTACTGTTCGACTCAATTCATTGTCCGTTTAACtaattcaaccattttttttactagTTTGGCCCTTCTAGACCCGTTTAACATTAGTTTACTTCGATTATGATCCAATAGAGCCCGATTGAGATTAGTTTCTCTTCAAATTTGGTTGTTTTGGAATGTATGTTAAGGAAATTGGGTAGAGTAACGGTCATAAAGTTATGctcaaatgaaaaataatattaataggATACCTACGAATGTTCCTATGTCAGATGTGAGTGATTTAGATGGTCGTTGAAGTATGTGAAATGCCAGAATAGCTTTGAATCATATTTTAGAGGAATTACACTACAAGTAATGAGCTTATTATTAGACGGTAAGGTAGGTCGGAAGACTAGCCGTTATATATAGAAATGGTACGTTATTATGTAAGTGGATGAACATATTATGAGTCATGATGATCAGATGCTAGTAGAATAGTAATGTTGATGATGCACGTATGTGATTCATGTcatgatatgatgatatgatactACTCATACCGACATAAATGCTACTCACACAAGAAATGATGATATTCCATGAATAGGCATATGACAATATGTCCCGAGTTGTATTATGCATTCTTATTTTAAGTACCtcatgtatgtatatgtatatgtatatatatatatatatatatatatatatatatatttacgaGCTATGATAATTAGAGGATGTGAAGAGGTGGTGATGTGACCCGTAATGTTTTTGTAACGTGTGATTacaattatattctttttaaatttgataatatgACCACAAGAGAGAACGACAACACGACCAACAGAGAAAAATCATGGATGGAAA is drawn from Cucurbita pepo subsp. pepo cultivar mu-cu-16 chromosome LG09, ASM280686v2, whole genome shotgun sequence and contains these coding sequences:
- the LOC111801778 gene encoding flavonoid 3',5'-methyltransferase-like isoform X6, encoding MAGDSKNILQCPALLQYILEENSYPREHEQLKELREITLETFKYWSLMSVPADQGLFLSMLLKLMNAKKTLEIGVFTGYSLLTTALALPADGQIIAVDVNRDSFEIGLPFIKKAGVDHKINFVESQGMPVLNDLLNDGKEGEFDFAFVDANKDEYIKYHELLLKLVKIGGVIAYDNTLWFGTVAHSDDVVEEKLKASRGHTRELNAFLVNDSRVEIALLSVGDGLTLCRRIK